One Bombyx mori chromosome 28, ASM3026992v2 DNA segment encodes these proteins:
- the LOC119630715 gene encoding uncharacterized protein LOC119630715, translating to MYAAGAWAKSTAKLASRKQLNVVQKGFAQKICRAYRTVSLNSALALSGILRLDLRIKEAATLFEIKKRKKEHPYGDREVEKEQFKIYTDGSKFEGKVGAAFSLWKNDLEIESKKFKLSSHCTVYQAELLALRNATVVALERAGYSFGIFSDSRAMNDTLCNSETRHPLAVHAQNNISQATQAGKTISLYWVKAHVGIAGNERADELAKYAALHLKTKPVYDQCPVSFMKRQIREDTLHEWNRRYTEGPSASGTKIFLPDVYIAQKFIKSESINMHLTQVLTGHGGFSEYLNRFRSSNMPLLLQDNSEQDAILIQAWVKVAF from the exons ATGTATGCGGCTGGGGCCTGGGCGAAGTCCACTGCAAAGCTGGCATCTAGAAAGCAACTCAATGTCGTGCAAAAAGGCTTCGCCCAAAAAATATGCAGAGCATACAGAACGGTTTCGCTCAACTCCGCACTCGCACTGTCCGGGATACTGCGTCTCGACCTCCGTATCAAAGAGGCTGCCACACTATTTGAGATTAAGAAACGAAAAAAGGAGCACCCCTACGGAGATAGGGAGGTCGAGAAGGAA caatttaaaatttacacggACGGGAGCAAGTTTGAGGGCAAGGTCGGGGCCGCTTTTTCCTTATGGAAAAACGACCTCGAAATTGAGTCCAAAAAGTTTAAGCTGTCGTCTCACTGCACCGTATACCAAGCTGAACTCCTGGCTCTCCGAAATGCAACGGTGGTGGCCCTGGAAAGGGCTGGATATTCATTTGGAATATTTAGTGATTCCAGGGCAATGAATGACACCTTATGCAATAGTGAGACAAGGCACCCTCTAGCAGTACACGCACAAAATAACATAAGCCAGGCAACACAAGCAGGGAAAACAATCTCGCTATACTGGGTGAAGGCCCATGTGGGGATAGCAGGAAACGAGAGAGCGGATGAGCTCGCGAAATACGCCGCGctacatttaaaaactaaaccTGTGTACGATCAATGCCCGGTCTCATTCATGAAGAGACAAATCCGAGAGGACACTCTCCATGAATGGAATCGGAGGTACACGGAGGGACCCTCCGCATCcggtacaaaaatatttctgcCCGACGTCTACATAGCCCAGAAATTTATAAAGTCAGAGAGCATAAACATGCACCTCACGCAAGTACTCACTGGGCACGGCGGGTTCTCGGAGTACTTGAATCGCTTCCG CAGCTCAAACATGCCGCTTTTGCTGCAAGACAACAGTGAACAAGACGCGATTTTGATTCAAGCATGGGTCAAagtagctttttaa